A genomic stretch from Hymenobacter psoromatis includes:
- a CDS encoding MarR family transcriptional regulator, protein MKPEETVDYNIKVAWHAISRMYNTQAARYDITTSIGFVLLNIDQELGTPATKIAPLLGLETRSLTRILRSMEEKGLIYKQADTQDKRSVRIFLTELGLEKKEVSRQTVRHFNLKVRDKIPQSQLDTFFKVASQITSMIEGKTLFDDFELKPLRTEAAA, encoded by the coding sequence ATGAAACCTGAAGAAACCGTCGATTACAACATTAAAGTGGCCTGGCACGCGATTTCGCGCATGTACAACACGCAGGCCGCCCGCTATGACATCACCACGAGCATCGGCTTTGTGCTGCTGAATATAGACCAGGAGCTGGGCACGCCGGCCACCAAAATAGCGCCGCTGCTGGGCCTCGAAACCCGCTCGCTCACGCGCATTTTGCGCAGCATGGAGGAAAAGGGCCTGATTTATAAGCAGGCTGACACCCAGGACAAACGCTCGGTGCGCATTTTTTTGACTGAGCTGGGGCTGGAAAAGAAGGAAGTTTCGCGCCAGACGGTGCGGCATTTCAACCTGAAAGTGCGCGACAAAATCCCGCAGAGCCAGCTCGATACTTTCTTCAAAGTGGCGAGCCAGATTACGAGCATGATTGAGGGCAAAACGCTTTTTGACGATTTTGAGCTGAAGCCGCTGCGCACGGAAGCGGCGGCCTGA
- a CDS encoding acetyl-CoA acetyltransferase (Catalyzes the synthesis of acetoacetyl coenzyme A from two molecules of acetyl coenzyme A. It can also act as a thiolase, catalyzing the reverse reaction and generating two-carbon units from the four-carbon product of fatty acid oxidation), with the protein MANTAYIVAGFRTAVGKAPRGVFRFTRPDDLAAEVIKHLVKSVPALDPSRVDDVIVGNAVPEAEQGLQMGRLISLLALPINVPGLIVNRYCGSGVETIAMAVGKITAGMAECIIAGGTESMSMVPTVGWKTVPNYKLANEHPDYYMGMGLTAEAVANDYKISRQDQDEFSYNSHQKAIKAIKEGKFAKSIVPITVEETYLDQASGKKKNRSYVVDTDEGPRADTSIEALAKLRPVFAQGGSVTAGNSSQTSDGAAFVLVMSERIVKELNLEPIARMVTYATEGVDPRIMGMGPIAAVPKALRQAGMKLADMDLIELNEAFASQSLAVVRELGINPEKLNVNGGAIALGHPLGCSGAKLSIQLFDELRDRGQKYGLVTACVGGGQGVAGIYELLK; encoded by the coding sequence ATGGCTAATACCGCATATATCGTGGCCGGCTTTCGCACGGCCGTTGGCAAAGCGCCGCGTGGCGTCTTCCGTTTCACCCGCCCCGACGACCTCGCGGCCGAGGTTATCAAGCACCTCGTGAAATCAGTGCCCGCCCTGGACCCCAGCCGCGTCGATGACGTGATTGTGGGCAACGCCGTGCCCGAGGCCGAGCAGGGCCTGCAAATGGGCCGCCTCATCTCGCTGCTGGCGCTGCCCATCAACGTGCCGGGCCTCATCGTGAACCGCTACTGCGGCTCGGGCGTCGAAACCATTGCGATGGCGGTGGGCAAAATCACAGCCGGCATGGCCGAGTGCATCATCGCGGGTGGCACCGAAAGCATGAGCATGGTGCCCACCGTGGGCTGGAAAACCGTGCCCAACTACAAGCTCGCCAACGAGCACCCCGACTACTACATGGGCATGGGCCTCACCGCCGAAGCTGTGGCCAACGACTACAAAATCAGCCGCCAGGACCAGGACGAGTTTTCCTACAACTCGCACCAGAAGGCCATTAAAGCCATCAAGGAAGGCAAGTTTGCCAAGAGCATCGTGCCCATCACGGTGGAGGAAACTTACCTCGACCAGGCCAGCGGTAAGAAGAAAAACCGCTCCTACGTAGTGGATACCGACGAAGGCCCGCGCGCCGATACCTCTATCGAAGCGTTGGCCAAGCTGCGGCCCGTGTTTGCGCAGGGGGGTAGCGTCACGGCTGGCAACTCCTCCCAAACCTCCGACGGCGCGGCTTTCGTGCTCGTGATGAGCGAGCGCATAGTGAAAGAGTTGAACCTGGAGCCCATCGCCCGCATGGTCACTTACGCCACCGAGGGCGTGGACCCGCGCATCATGGGCATGGGACCAATTGCGGCCGTGCCCAAAGCCCTGCGCCAAGCCGGCATGAAGCTGGCCGACATGGACTTAATCGAGCTGAACGAAGCCTTCGCCTCGCAGTCGCTGGCCGTGGTGCGCGAGCTGGGCATCAACCCCGAGAAGCTGAACGTGAACGGCGGGGCCATCGCGCTCGGTCACCCGCTGGGCTGCTCGGGAGCTAAGCTCAGCATCCAGCTCTTCGACGAGCTGCGCGACCGGGGCCAGAAGTACGGCCTCGTCACCGCCTGCGTCGGCGGCGGCCAGGGCGTCGCGGGGATATATGAGCTGCTGAAGTAG
- a CDS encoding 3-hydroxyacyl-CoA dehydrogenase, with protein MKRTIKKVAVLGSGVMGSRIACHFANIGVPVLLLDIAPKELTPDEEKKGLKLDAPAVRNRIVNSALQAAVVANPSPLYRKSEVSRIKTGNFDDNLKEIASCDWVIEVVVERLDIKKSLYERVEQFRKKGTLITSNTSGIPIHLLAEGRSEDFKENFAGTHFFNPPRYLKLLEIIPTPDTKPEVVDFLLHYGDLYLGKTVVLAKDTPGFIANRVGVFALLDAMQTMQKLGLTVEETDKLTGPVIGHAKSATLRTSDVVGLDTTINVANGLAQGLPDDEAKDVFVLPDFVKKMGENKWLGDKTGQGFYKKVKGADGKSEIHALDLSTLEYKPSQKVKFATLELTKTIEKLADRFKVLVGGKDKAGEFYRLSFGSLFAYVSNRVPEIADQLYKIDDALRAGFGWELGPFETWDALGVAEGVGLAKAAGRTVAPWVEEMLAAGNQTFYKVENGARKFYDKESKQYQPVAGVENFIILDNLRASGKVLWKNAGASVIDLGDGILNVEFHSKMNSLGTDVIQGLLKGVEMAEAGYRGLVVGNDAPNFSAGANLGLVYMQALEQEFDELNMMIQQFQQAMMRMRYSSIPVVGTPHGLTLGGGCELNLHCDKVVASAESYIGLVEFGVGLIPGGGGTKEMTLRTALKYEDGEPEFNLLRNTYMTISTAKVSTSAAEAFDLGFLRRGDEVVVNPNRVIAQAKAAALELADAGYSQPSQKTNIKVHGKGAIAMFRTGVYAMQQGKYISTHDELIANKLAYVMCGGDLSSPTEVSEQYLLDLEREAFLSLCGERKTLERIQSILTTGKPLRN; from the coding sequence ATGAAACGCACAATCAAGAAAGTTGCCGTGCTGGGCTCCGGCGTGATGGGTTCGCGCATTGCCTGCCACTTCGCCAACATCGGCGTGCCGGTGCTGTTGCTCGACATCGCGCCCAAGGAATTGACGCCCGACGAGGAGAAAAAAGGACTGAAACTGGATGCGCCCGCCGTACGCAATCGCATCGTTAACAGCGCCTTGCAGGCCGCCGTGGTGGCCAATCCGTCGCCGCTCTATCGCAAAAGCGAAGTGAGCCGCATCAAGACCGGCAACTTCGATGATAACCTCAAGGAAATCGCGTCCTGCGATTGGGTAATTGAGGTGGTCGTGGAGCGGCTCGACATCAAAAAGAGCCTTTACGAGCGCGTAGAGCAGTTTCGAAAGAAGGGTACGCTCATTACCAGCAACACCAGCGGCATCCCGATTCACCTGCTGGCTGAGGGCCGCTCGGAGGATTTTAAGGAGAACTTCGCCGGTACGCACTTCTTCAACCCGCCGCGCTATTTGAAGCTGCTCGAAATCATCCCTACCCCCGACACCAAGCCGGAAGTGGTCGATTTTCTGCTGCATTACGGCGACTTGTACCTGGGCAAAACGGTAGTTTTGGCCAAAGACACGCCCGGCTTCATCGCCAACCGCGTGGGCGTTTTTGCCCTGCTCGACGCCATGCAGACCATGCAGAAGCTGGGCCTGACGGTGGAAGAAACCGACAAGCTTACCGGCCCGGTTATCGGCCACGCCAAGTCGGCCACGTTGCGCACTTCCGACGTAGTTGGCTTGGACACAACCATTAACGTGGCGAATGGCCTGGCCCAGGGCCTGCCCGACGACGAGGCCAAAGATGTGTTCGTGCTGCCTGATTTCGTGAAGAAAATGGGTGAGAACAAATGGCTGGGCGACAAAACCGGCCAGGGCTTTTATAAGAAAGTGAAAGGCGCGGATGGCAAATCCGAAATTCACGCCCTGGACCTCAGCACGCTGGAATACAAGCCTTCGCAGAAGGTGAAGTTTGCCACGCTGGAGCTGACCAAAACCATCGAAAAGCTCGCCGACCGCTTCAAGGTTTTGGTGGGGGGTAAGGATAAAGCGGGCGAGTTTTACCGCCTGAGCTTCGGCAGCCTATTTGCCTACGTGAGCAACCGCGTGCCTGAAATCGCGGACCAGCTATACAAGATTGATGACGCTTTGCGCGCCGGTTTCGGCTGGGAGCTGGGGCCGTTTGAAACCTGGGACGCGTTGGGCGTAGCGGAGGGGGTAGGGCTGGCGAAAGCGGCCGGCCGCACCGTGGCCCCGTGGGTAGAAGAAATGCTGGCCGCTGGCAATCAGACCTTTTACAAGGTAGAAAACGGTGCGCGGAAGTTTTACGACAAGGAGAGCAAGCAGTACCAGCCAGTAGCGGGCGTGGAGAATTTCATTATTCTCGATAACCTGCGGGCCAGCGGCAAAGTGCTGTGGAAAAACGCCGGCGCGTCGGTTATCGACCTCGGCGACGGGATTCTGAACGTGGAATTCCACTCCAAGATGAACTCGCTGGGCACCGACGTGATTCAGGGGCTTTTGAAGGGGGTAGAGATGGCCGAAGCCGGCTATCGCGGCCTCGTGGTGGGCAACGACGCGCCGAATTTCTCGGCCGGCGCCAACCTGGGCCTCGTGTATATGCAGGCGCTGGAACAGGAGTTTGACGAGCTGAATATGATGATTCAGCAGTTTCAGCAGGCCATGATGCGGATGCGTTACAGCAGCATTCCGGTGGTGGGCACGCCGCACGGCCTCACACTGGGCGGCGGCTGCGAACTCAACCTGCACTGCGACAAGGTAGTAGCTTCGGCCGAGTCGTACATTGGCCTCGTCGAGTTTGGCGTGGGCCTGATACCGGGCGGCGGCGGCACCAAGGAAATGACGTTGCGCACCGCCCTCAAGTACGAGGACGGCGAGCCCGAATTCAACCTGCTGCGCAACACCTACATGACCATCAGCACGGCCAAGGTTTCGACCTCGGCCGCCGAGGCGTTCGACCTGGGATTTCTGCGCCGGGGCGACGAGGTGGTGGTGAACCCGAACCGGGTAATCGCCCAGGCCAAGGCCGCCGCTCTGGAGTTGGCCGACGCCGGCTACTCGCAGCCCAGCCAGAAAACCAACATCAAGGTCCACGGCAAGGGAGCCATTGCCATGTTCCGCACCGGCGTGTACGCCATGCAGCAGGGCAAGTATATTTCGACGCACGATGAGCTGATTGCCAATAAGTTGGCTTATGTCATGTGTGGCGGGGATTTGAGTTCGCCCACCGAAGTTTCTGAGCAATATCTGCTGGATTTGGAGCGCGAGGCGTTCCTGAGTCTCTGCGGCGAGCGCAAGACACTGGAGCGGATTCAGTCGATTCTGACCACTGGTAAACCCCTTCGCAATTAA
- a CDS encoding AMP-dependent synthetase: MDVRRSFDILANQLEKFPKSDALAAKIDGRYVPLSSQQVQEQTNLVSLGLLKLGLKKDDKVAIISMNRPEWLLADFGIAQIGGTSVPMYPSITVEDYKYIFTDAGVKAIFVADKHLYDKVKEATAGLDIPATNVFTFDKVDGARHFDELLALGRQGNPADLEPLKAAVRPHDLLTLIYTSGTTGQPKGVMLSHDNLLSNCRDSSSAVPVGAEDKALSFLPLCHIFERMVTYLYMIHGVSIYYAESMETIADNLREVKPSIFTTVPRLLEKIYDKIVAKGHEQTGIKHKLFFWALDLGLKYDTQKDQGFVYNTELALANKLIFNKWREALGGNLRCIVSGGGALQPRLARVFWAAGIRVMEGYGLTETSPVIAVNGYERANNMIGAVGPLIENMEVKIAADGEILTKSASVMLGYYNKPEQTAEAIDADGWFHTGDIGEFVNGRFLKITDRKKEMFKTSGGKYIAPQVIENKMKEDPFIEQMMVVGADQKFAGALIIPAFDELKKWANKNGIAASSHAELVQHEQVVKFYHDLVSKYNQGFAQWEQVKKSVLLPEQWTVESGEMTPTMKVKRKIITENNKAAIEGLYK; this comes from the coding sequence ATGGACGTCCGCCGCTCCTTCGACATTCTCGCCAATCAACTCGAAAAATTTCCTAAGTCTGATGCTCTCGCCGCCAAGATTGACGGCCGCTACGTGCCTCTGAGCAGCCAGCAGGTGCAGGAACAGACCAACCTGGTGAGCCTGGGCCTGCTGAAGCTGGGCCTCAAAAAGGATGATAAAGTCGCCATTATCAGCATGAACCGGCCCGAGTGGCTGCTGGCCGACTTTGGCATTGCCCAGATTGGCGGCACCAGCGTACCGATGTATCCCAGCATCACGGTTGAGGACTACAAATATATTTTCACCGATGCGGGCGTCAAAGCCATCTTCGTGGCCGATAAGCACTTGTATGACAAGGTGAAGGAGGCCACGGCGGGGCTTGATATTCCGGCCACTAATGTCTTCACCTTCGATAAAGTTGACGGCGCGCGCCACTTCGACGAGCTATTGGCGCTGGGCCGCCAGGGCAACCCCGCCGACCTGGAGCCGCTGAAAGCCGCAGTGCGTCCCCACGACCTGCTCACGCTTATCTACACCAGCGGCACCACTGGCCAGCCCAAGGGCGTGATGCTCAGCCACGATAACCTCCTGAGCAATTGCCGCGACTCGTCGTCGGCCGTGCCCGTGGGCGCCGAAGACAAAGCCCTGAGTTTCCTACCCCTGTGCCACATCTTCGAGCGCATGGTGACGTATTTGTACATGATTCACGGCGTGAGCATCTACTACGCCGAGAGCATGGAAACCATCGCCGACAACCTGCGTGAAGTTAAGCCCAGCATCTTCACCACCGTGCCGCGCCTGCTCGAAAAAATCTACGACAAGATAGTGGCCAAGGGCCACGAGCAAACCGGCATCAAGCACAAGCTCTTCTTCTGGGCCCTGGATTTAGGCCTGAAATATGACACCCAAAAAGACCAGGGCTTCGTGTATAACACCGAATTGGCACTGGCTAACAAACTCATCTTCAACAAGTGGCGCGAAGCCTTGGGCGGCAATCTGCGCTGCATCGTGAGCGGCGGCGGCGCGTTGCAGCCGCGCTTGGCGCGGGTGTTCTGGGCGGCGGGCATTCGGGTGATGGAAGGCTACGGCCTCACCGAAACCTCGCCCGTGATTGCGGTGAATGGCTACGAGCGCGCAAACAACATGATTGGCGCGGTGGGCCCACTCATCGAGAACATGGAGGTGAAAATTGCCGCCGACGGCGAAATTCTGACCAAATCAGCTTCCGTGATGCTGGGCTACTACAACAAGCCCGAGCAAACGGCCGAGGCTATTGATGCGGATGGTTGGTTTCATACCGGCGACATCGGCGAGTTTGTGAACGGCCGCTTTCTGAAAATAACTGACCGCAAAAAGGAGATGTTCAAGACCAGCGGCGGCAAGTACATTGCCCCGCAAGTCATTGAAAACAAGATGAAAGAGGACCCGTTCATCGAGCAGATGATGGTGGTCGGGGCCGACCAGAAGTTTGCCGGCGCGCTCATCATTCCGGCGTTTGACGAGTTGAAAAAATGGGCGAACAAAAACGGCATTGCGGCCAGCTCACACGCCGAGTTGGTGCAACACGAGCAGGTAGTTAAGTTCTACCACGACCTGGTTTCGAAATACAACCAAGGCTTTGCTCAGTGGGAGCAGGTCAAGAAATCGGTGCTTTTACCTGAGCAATGGACGGTAGAAAGCGGCGAGATGACGCCCACGATGAAGGTGAAGCGTAAGATTATTACGGAGAATAATAAGGCGGCTATTGAGGGCTTGTATAAGTAG
- a CDS encoding formiminoglutamase, which translates to MNLALFFDPLPDELTGPTPAPTTVAAYATRFAEDFPDWRTADLALIGLDEWRGTAAGPPPAGQHGANRVRERFYQLQRGTSPLRLVDLGNLRPGLSLEDTYQRLREIVRTLLEVNTLPLLLGGGHDLDYGQFLAYEPQHEAVPAINFAVVDSRPDMAMPGPYAAPEDSHLRRVLTHTPNFVFSCAHLAHQQYLTPPEVLAAFEKLYFETMSVGELRTDRRLAEPVLRQANFLSVDIAAIRWQDAPGYYPASPFGLSNEDAAQLCWYAGHNEQLTSIGLYGYRPDHDPHGLAAATLATMLWYFMEGYYHRKPETGFGTYRFLTYTLVLPGNGRDEPNELVFYKSRRADTDKWWMEVESLADQAVKRIVPCTHQDYLHAAQGDLPQRWIRTQALLG; encoded by the coding sequence ATGAATCTGGCCCTTTTTTTTGACCCGCTGCCCGACGAGCTGACTGGCCCTACCCCCGCCCCGACCACCGTAGCGGCCTACGCCACGCGCTTTGCCGAAGACTTTCCGGACTGGCGCACGGCCGACTTGGCGCTCATTGGCCTCGACGAGTGGCGCGGCACGGCGGCCGGGCCGCCTCCGGCCGGCCAGCATGGCGCCAACCGCGTGCGCGAACGCTTTTATCAGCTCCAGCGCGGCACCAGCCCGCTCCGCCTCGTGGATTTGGGCAACCTGCGCCCCGGCCTCAGCCTGGAAGACACCTACCAGCGCCTGCGCGAGATTGTGCGGACTCTGCTCGAAGTCAACACTCTACCCCTGCTGCTGGGCGGCGGCCACGACCTCGACTACGGGCAGTTTCTGGCCTACGAGCCGCAGCATGAGGCCGTGCCCGCCATCAATTTCGCGGTGGTCGATTCGCGGCCTGATATGGCCATGCCCGGCCCGTATGCCGCGCCCGAAGACAGCCATCTGCGCCGCGTGCTCACGCACACGCCCAACTTCGTGTTTAGCTGCGCCCACCTGGCGCACCAGCAGTACCTGACGCCGCCCGAGGTGCTGGCCGCCTTCGAAAAGCTGTACTTCGAAACCATGAGCGTGGGCGAGCTGCGCACCGACCGCCGCCTGGCCGAGCCCGTGCTGCGTCAGGCAAATTTTCTGAGTGTCGATATTGCCGCCATTCGCTGGCAGGATGCGCCGGGCTACTACCCGGCCAGCCCGTTTGGCCTCAGCAATGAGGATGCCGCTCAGCTCTGCTGGTACGCGGGTCATAATGAGCAGCTTACTTCCATTGGCTTGTATGGCTACCGGCCCGACCACGACCCGCACGGGCTGGCTGCCGCCACGCTGGCCACCATGCTCTGGTACTTTATGGAAGGCTACTACCACCGCAAGCCCGAAACCGGTTTTGGCACCTACCGCTTCCTCACCTACACGCTGGTGCTGCCCGGCAACGGCCGCGATGAGCCCAACGAACTGGTATTTTACAAGTCGCGCCGGGCCGACACCGACAAGTGGTGGATGGAAGTCGAAAGCCTCGCCGACCAGGCCGTAAAGCGCATTGTTCCTTGCACCCATCAGGACTACCTGCACGCCGCCCAGGGCGACCTGCCCCAGCGCTGGATTCGGACCCAGGCATTATTAGGGTAG